The Erigeron canadensis isolate Cc75 chromosome 1, C_canadensis_v1, whole genome shotgun sequence genome segment TTTAATTGGATATCGTGTAAGGTTTAATAGTTCTATTGGTTTGAATGGGATGTGAACCTGAGAGACTCATTCGGGGCTTACCTTGGGGATAGACGATGGGCCCGCCGTTCGACATGATGCAATATTTTGTAAGGTGGCAATTGTGTCGTGTTCGGATTAATAGGTCGGTTTTGCTTGTTGAGGGGTTCATATACGTCATCTCAAACCCAACCAATTTAAAAATCGTCTCAAAAATTTGAACTCAAAAACCAATCCACTTAATAAATAGGTTATACGTATTGACCTGTTTGTAACTCGTGTTAAATTAGAGGCTAAACTGATAAAATTTATGATCTTggaattttgatatttttaatttacacaATAAGTAATATGGCTGTAAGTCtataaataagtatatatatttttgggttaagtcactggatgaacAATGTATTCTCGTTTATCAAACCATTTATGACCCAAACTCATGTATTCTCGTTTATGTCGTGTCAAAATTGTCGCAGCTGTGAAAGGATGTAATTCGAGTTGATCATTTATGTATATTGTTTGTAAAATTGTATTGCAGCTCTCCTCAACAAACTTGCTAAAATGTTTAATGAACAAAgctattaaaaagaaaaagtctcAACAATccaaaaatatatactaaaaattgTCACGTTAGACTTCCCGTTGCTAAAACCAAATAAAGCACTAAATAAACCAAAATTCTCATAGACTCAAGGTTACCAGGCAggaaaaataatgaaattaagACTCAGTGATCTTGCCCATCCAATTTGGTGGCAACATTCCAGTTTGCACAAGCCTTTTGTGCCTccgcttctttttctttctgaTAGAGAATTGCCTCTGCATCCTTTTGCTTCTTGTACAGCTCCGAATTCGCCTCTTGTACCtttgtatatgttttgtatGTCAAATATAGCCAAAACGGACTCTCTCAAAACTAATCACTTTCTATGTCACATACTTATACttgccttttaaaaaataataaaaaaaataaagattgtATGCATTATAAAAAGTATAGTTTAGGAGCTTTATTTCAAATTCTTCAGGAGTCAGCACATTTGCCTTGTGTTTTCGGTTACATGGTTATGTGTTAGATGCACTGTAGGCAAAGATTACCGAATTGATTTATCATATTTATCTGTATGCAAATGAGTCAAAATTGTTGTGTAGAAATTAATATGTACCTTGGTTTCGTACTCAACACTAGCTTTGCTCAAGAACTCAGCCTTGAGCTTCTCTGTCTGAGTCAATgttgaaataacaaatcaattgTGTTATTTATTGGTTTCTATGTTTACTTGCAGGCTTCAAGTAGTAGCAAGATGATGTAATGCTCTTGAACAAGTATTGAAGCTGTAAAAGTGGAGGAGGGAAGAAGACTTTTGAATTCTGGTCTAGTCTTGCATTTTGGAGTATTTGTCAAGGGCCAATATTGACAATTTTTCTGTATCTTATATATCTGGTCAATTTATGTAATTATGATAAGTAGAGAGGCTGttattgtaatttgttttaGGGTTCGCCTATATAAGCAACCCTCTACTACTGTTCCGATTACCTCTTCACATTATTGCAGCTTGATTTAGTACCGTTAAAACCCTAACTTATTTTCGATGTAATCATCTGTTCTTCCCTTGTTTATGGTCTGTAATCATCTTTATTCAATGTTAATCATCTCTTTCGTTAATGGCTGCCTTGAAGAGTGTCTATATTTCTATAAATTTCTACAGTCAATGCATTCAACACCTCAACTTGTTTCTGCAACTCCGCCTCCCTGAGCAACACTGCCTTCCTGGCCTCCACCTCTGCCACCTGTGAATTTTTCGCCCACTTTGCCTTCTTCATTGCTAGCTCAGCATTTGCTTCGGCCACTTCAGCCTCCTTCTCATTCTCAAGCACCTTCACCTCAGTCTTCACTCGTATCTCTTCCTTCTTCCCCTCTCCTTGCCTCTGCGTCGCTATGATCTTCGTTTCTGCATCAATCTTTGCTGCATTCTGCTGTGTTTGACCCTCTCGAAGCTTCGATCCAATTTCACCCtaaacaatcaatcaataatAATTAGCAGTAGGATACTTCagaatatattaatataagagaagtGTGTTCATTGGTACAGTATTTAAGACTAATGTTAGATTAgttaatttagaaaaaaaaaatcaccttCATCTTGGCTTCAGaaacatcaattttagcctGATTAGCTGCTTCCATTTGTGTTTTTTGTcctaaatatgaaaaatactcGTGTCCAGGAACATCAACCAACTGTTTAACATTTGCATTATAAATCAACAACCCGAACTGATTCAACTCCAGCTGAACTTTCCCAAACACTTCCTGCTTAAACTCCTTGGCCCCTTTAAAGATTTGTTCCATAGTCATGGCAGCAGCCAGGACACGAGTCTCCCCTTCGATGATCCCATTAACAAGCTCATGTAACTGTTTGCCATCCCTTTTGAAAGACGAGATTAGCTTGGCGTATTTGTGGAGACTATCGTCATCTTCGCTGCGGGGACCAATGGTGAACACAGCAGGGAGGACGAAGGGAAGTTTCTCAGCACTCATTGCCTGAACTTCAAATGCATAATTGACTGGGGAGACGTCGAAAACCGAGTAAGTTTGGCCCGGGAAAACTCATGCCTTCTTAGCAATTTTGATGTCATCGATCCCGAACCCAGTGATCACAAGATATTCAGATGCTTTTGCTACCCTGTACATGGCTGTGTTGGATAGGAAGTTAATGTTAATGCTACATATATAGACAATTATATACTAGTAGTATATTGTTTTGTTGCATAATAAGATAGCCATTGAAGGTAAAAGTAATAAACAGATTCCAaaatatgtttgtaatcattatAGTAGGATGATGGGTAAGTTTTGTACTAGCTAATCTGAACTCTTGTTACGtgtacaaaatataatatatacgaCTATAATTTTAGAAGATGTCTATGAATGATGTTACTTGGCAGGTTCGGGTTTTTGTGGGCCAGATCGTAGTCCATACAGTTAGGTAAACCATATATGATACATGCAGAACTAGCTAGTTAATTATTCTTCAAAGTTTGTACATGCACAGCTAGTTAAACCCATATATAGCATGCTCAAAATTCAACCaaagatagttttttttttttttttcttttcattgaaAACACATATCCCAGAACCCTTTATAGGCAAttgttatacatatttatactCTAATTGAAGCTGGCGTAAGTTTTCAACACTCTTTCACCTAATGAAAAGCTATAAGTACTCGAG includes the following:
- the LOC122594712 gene encoding flotillin-like protein 1, producing MSAEKLPFVLPAVFTIGPRSEDDDSLHKYAKLISSFKRDGKQLHELVNGIIEGETRVLAAAMTMEQIFKGAKEFKQEVFGKVQLELNQFGLLIYNANVKQLVDVPGHEYFSYLGQKTQMEAANQAKIDVSEAKMKGEIGSKLREGQTQQNAAKIDAETKIIATQRQGEGKKEEIRVKTEVKVLENEKEAEVAEANAELAMKKAKWAKNSQVAEVEARKAVLLREAELQKQVEVLNALTVEIYRNIDTLQGSH